A window of Tistrella bauzanensis genomic DNA:
GACCGCGGCCACCACATCGGCGTCGATCGGCCGTTCCCACAGATGCACGGCCACCGGCGCCAGATCGGCCGTCAGCCGGTCCATCTCGGCCGGGGGCGGCAGGGTCTCGAACAGCAGCGCGCGCGGCAGATCGGGGGCGAGGTCGCGGGCCGTGGCCAGGGCCTCCATCTCGAACGACGACAGCAGCGGCGGCCGCTTGTCCGCCGGCCACAGCCGCAGCAGCATCTCGACCACCAGCCGAGCGGTTTCAGCCGTGCGTCCGGGACAGGGCTTGATCTCGACATTGGCGTCGAGATCGCGCGCCACCAGCAGTTCGATGGTCTCCCCCAGGGTCGGCACGCGGGTGCCCGAGAAGCGGTCGTCGAACCAGCGCCCGGCATCCAGCGCCTGAAATGCCGCCAGATCGAACCCCGCCGCCGGCCCGTGGCCATCGGTGGTGCGGTCGACCAGATCGTCATGCATCAGCACCGGCACGCCGCAACGGGTGAGCTTGACGTCGAACTCAACCATCGCCACACCCATATCGGCAGCAAGGGCGATGGCGGGCAGCGTGTTTTCAGGCGCGGCCCCGCTGGCGCCGCGATGGCCGATAACGCGAGGATCCGACAAGGTGGACATGGTCATGGGCATAGGTCCGATGCATCGACGAGGGTTCAACTGACGGGCAAGCCACGATCGCCGACGTGCCCGGGTTGTACCCGCGGCATTTGACGGTTTCGTGGCAGTCCGATGACTGGGCTGTGATATCGCGCGGCCATGGCAGTGCGTCCATGCACCGCGCGCGGACTTTCATGACCGGGGTTGTGGTGGTATCTAAGATCACGGGAAAGAAGCCGTATACCGGCCATGATCGCGGCGTAGAGACCCTGAGGAGACGG
This region includes:
- a CDS encoding glycerophosphodiester phosphodiesterase family protein; its protein translation is MTMSTLSDPRVIGHRGASGAAPENTLPAIALAADMGVAMVEFDVKLTRCGVPVLMHDDLVDRTTDGHGPAAGFDLAAFQALDAGRWFDDRFSGTRVPTLGETIELLVARDLDANVEIKPCPGRTAETARLVVEMLLRLWPADKRPPLLSSFEMEALATARDLAPDLPRALLFETLPPPAEMDRLTADLAPVAVHLWERPIDADVVAAVHGRGLALRAWTVNDPIRAVHLVRLGVDAVFSDFPDRILGALA